In one window of Leptidea sinapis chromosome 31, ilLepSina1.1, whole genome shotgun sequence DNA:
- the LOC126973980 gene encoding uncharacterized protein LOC126973980: MFGRVAWSSTLLLLSTLSPEPAHCINENDTTDQDSDLEEVSDSVDYMVVIEHGDGWRCSGSLVSLRVVLTSARCGRPRGADLWALAGAGAGAGGARRVARAALAGAAGAAGPAPGLAALELEQPFGERAAARPILMATAGRAGAAGAAGAAVAAGAACHAARLLPSAGRPRLRVVRLTRARGAACARLPYWPAARDDLVCLEGAVLCERDQGVGVVCQGMLYGVLSATVPAEARADEGCGEAHAAHVLSRWRRFLHCAHTSGHCGRGECTSQCTEYDLLLLPSPPSSESPTISTPPRALNSMSTADLQVDVARSGPRDASSESGSRALPSRTTAPHDHWRSRSALQTNLTRTAAATTAATATTAAHTYVLRHFEPYRADFKAGEYGDNAAEYAAEEAPAGSPAAPPSPRAALTPPGPAIVARRAPPPDSPKPALDKNSAMSSKSTIQFITIAARMIFYAHCHVE; encoded by the exons GTATCAATGAGAACGATACTACGGACCAGGATAGCGACTTGGAGGAGGTCAGTGACTCCGTGGACTACATG GTGGTGATAGAGCACGGTGACGGCTGGCGGTGCTCCGGCTCCCTGGTGTCGCTGCGAGTGGTGCTGACGAGCGCGCGCTGCGGCCGGCCGCGGGGCGCGGACCTGTGGGCGCTGGCGGGGGCGGGCGCGGGGGCGGGGGGCGCGCGGCGCGTGGCGCGTGCGGCGCTGGCGGGGGCGGCGGGGGCGGCCGGCCCCGCGCCCGGCCTGGCCGCGCTGGAGCTGGAGCAGCCGTTCGGGGAGCGCGCCGCCGCCCGCCCCATCCTCATGGCGACGGCGGGGCGCGCGGGGGCCGCGGGGGCCGCGGGGGCCGCGGTGGCCGCGGGGGCCGCCTGCCACGCGGCGCGCCTGCTGCCGTCGGCCGGGCGGCCGCGCCTGCGCGTGGTGCGCCTGACGCGGGCGAGGGGGGCCGCGTGCGCGCGCCTGCCGTACTGGCCGGCCGCGCGCGACGACCTGGTGTGTCTGGAGGGAGCCGTACTGTGTGAG CGTGACCAGGGTGTGGGCGTGGTGTGCCAGGGTATGCTGTATGGCGTGCTCAGCGCCACTGTGCCGGCGGAGGCCCGTGCGGATGAAGGCTGCGGGGAGGCGCACGCGGCACACGTGCTCTCGCGGTGGAGGCGGTTCCTGCACTGCGCGCACACGTCGGGACACTGCGGGAG AGGCGAGTGTACATCGCAGTGCACGGAGTACGATCTGCTTCTCCTTCCTTCGCCACCAAGCTCCGAGTCTCCAACAATCTCCACTCCACCTCGCGCACTCAACTCCATGAGTACAGCAG ATCTTCAGGTGGATGTGGCGCGATCGGGCCCCCGCGACGCCAGCTCCGAGAGCGGCTCCCGAGCATTACCGTCGCGCACGACCGCGCCGCACGATCACTGGCGCTCCCGCAGCGCGCTACAAACAAACTTGACCCGCACTGCGGCCGCTACCACCGCTGCCACCGCTACCACCGCGGCACACACCTACGTCTTGAGACATTTCGAACCTTATCGGGCCGATTTTAAA GCTGGCGAGTATGGCGACAACGCGGCCGAGTACGCGGCCGAGGAGGCACCGGCGGGCAGCCCCGCGGCGCCGCCCTCCCCGCGCGCGGCTCTCACCCCTCCGGGACCCGCTATTGTCGCTCGCAGAGCACCGCCGCCTGACTCGCCAAAACCGGCCCTAGACAAAAACAGTGCAATGAGTTCCAAATCCACGATTCAATTTATTACAATAGCCGCAAGAATGATATTTTATGCTCATTGTCAtgtagaataa
- the LOC126974058 gene encoding uncharacterized protein LOC126974058 isoform X1, with product MEENTYKTFYYPLSEDSQDSLKVPQLKSLKRASSNENIDALFEVKKTKQKKISSSISRAQENGSIYITTNADDGRNASHLVKIEIYDLNKIKNTPAQEQWKYADYRLKYYTIDNNESYKDIKKILYNVTKKILETENYKKYNFNNNQPVLQSGGGFKRRSAVLQDSEDNDTSTKRGRQGEPSTSSGLTSVNDEMVNCSLCQILIRKRYYANHLRSNLHKNNVMQLHSTLKNVTVHESAFGNRIISYKIKSKSNQLQTFETPEMFLNSIKNEIISLFEESVRLLTIFKVNFILHANFVQETKNISNEFEFQTCSYTIMQGEDLNFFFSSLCDMLMTKISTFEKKDSGWSLKKINALDMNINKFNPLRGKSYIELPKEIKLKKSVINVQNSDDLCFKWALLSALYPVTKNSQRVSSYSKYSNKLNFDGVTFPVKMTDIQKVERLNNLSVNVFGLEYNCKKKVHELVGPLYLTKSRKIVHINLLFISHGTINHFCYIKNLSRLVSGQISNHEHAIYICDGCLLHFSTNDKLSAHQLNDCCHIKVELPSTEKTLKDWFGQPISNNVLKFDKFNKMLQIPFVIYADFEAFLNPIQTCFNDPSKPYTTNVHKHEVYSFGYYIKCSYDDSLSKYETYSGPHCTHVFMNQLYKDLEVICTKNSFVISPKPLTSNDNEIISQCKDCFICQFNLNGECALYFDSHTGHFRGVAHEVCKTKFRIPYHIPVFLHNLSQYDSHFIVHALNSIEGEIDIIPQTKEKYISFTKTIKFNNHKIQLRFVDSFKFLPCSLDKLVQNLMEEQFQTLKYNFPNNNDFLRLRKKGIYPYEFMSSHDSLKLSALPSRDKFYNTLTDTHISDEDYEHAKDVWQHFHCQNMSDYSDLYLKTDVLLLTDVFENFRALCLQTYGLDPAHYYTAPGLSWDAMLKCTKIKLELLQDFEQIAFIRSGIRGGVSQCSNRYAKANNKYMREYDKDTPNSFLTYLDANNLYGWAMSQFLPTGGFEWVDVTTNFDVPDDYEYGFILEVDLEYPIELHDLHSDLPLCPENICIGNTKDIKLVPNLRNKIKYVIHYRNLKQCLTMGLKLQKIHRILKFKQCAWLQYYIDLNTNMRKLATSDFEKDFYKLMNNSVFGKTMENIEKRVNVKLLSHWENQGKILGAQDLIAKPEFHSSSIFNENLVAVQLRKTKLFHNKPIYLGFCILDISKTLMYDFHYNYMFKKFQNKLKLLYTDTDSLIYQIFTDDFYRDIKPDLHLRFDTSDYTEKNIFGYPKLNKKKLGYFKDENNGNIFNEFVGLRSKMYALDVEGKFTAKAKGVNKSVTKNMKMENYKTCLFENKNEYCSMLRFKSIKHNIFTQRINKSSLSFNDTKRYILPNNIDTLAWGHHKIE from the exons atggaagaaaatacatataaaacattttactatcccttgtctgaagatagtcaggattcattaaaagttcctcaacttaaatccttgaagagggccagctcaaatgaaaatatagatgcattattcgaagtgaaaaaaacaaaacaaaagaaaatatcatcatcaatatccagagcacaggagaatggaagtatttacattacaactaatgcagatgacggaagaaatgcatcacatttggttaaaatagaaatctatgatctcaataaaataaaaaacacgcctgcacaagaacaatggaaatacgctgattatagattaaaatattatacaatcgacaataatgaaagttataaggacattaaaaagattttatacaatgttacgaagaaaattttagaaacagaaaattataagaaatataattttaacaataa tcaacctgttctacaaagtggaggaggttttaagagaagaagtgcagtattacaagacagtgaagacaatgatacaagtacaaagagaggaagacaaggggaaccatccacatcatcggggctcaccagtgtgaacgatgaaatggtgaactgttctttatgtcaaatcttaatacggaaaagatattatgcaaatcatcttagaagtaacctccataagaataacgtaatgcaattacatagtactttaaaaaatgtcacagtacacgaatcggcttttggtaatagaataatctcatataaaataaagagtaaatccaaccaattacaaacattcgaaacaccagaaatgtttttgaattctattaaaaatgaaattatttcactatttgaggaatctgttcgattgcttacaatttttaaagttaattttattctgcacgctaattttgttcaagaaacaaaaaatatttctaatgaatttgaatttcaaacatgtagttatactataatgcagggtgaggatttaaattttttcttttcgtccttatgtgatatgttgatgactaaaattagcacatttgagaaaaaagatagtggttggagtcttaagaaaataaatgcattagacatgaatataaacaaattcaatccattacgtggaaaatcatacattgaattacctaaagaaatcaaattaaaaaaaagtgttataaatgtacaaaactcggatgatttatgctttaaatgggctttgctttctgcattatatccagttactaagaactctcagagagtttcatcttacagtaaatattcaaataaattaaattttgacggagttacgtttcctgttaaaatgacagatatacaaaaagtagaaaggttaaataatttaagtgtaaatgtttttggtcttgaatacaattgtaaaaagaaagtacatgaattagttggtccattgtatttaacaaaatcacggaaaattgttcatatcaatttattatttatttcgcacggaacaattaatcatttttgttacattaaaaacctatcgcgtttagtaagtggtcaaatttcaaaccatgaacatgcaatctacatctgtgacggttgtcttttacacttctcaacaaatgataagttatcagcccatcaattgaatgattgttgtcatattaaagtggaattgcctagtacagaaaaaactttaaaagattggtttggacaaccaatttcaaacaatgtcttaaaatttgataaatttaataagatgttacaaataccatttgttatatacgcggattttgaagctttccttaatccaattcagacatgctttaacgatccatcaaaaccttatacaactaatgttcacaaacacgaagtttatagttttgggtactatatcaaatgttcatatgatgatagtttatcaaaatatgaaacatatagtggtcctcattgtactcatgtctttatgaatcagttgtataaagatttagaagtgatttgcacaaagaattcttttgtcataagtccaaagcctttgacttccaatgataatgaaattatttcgcaatgtaaagactgctttatatgtcaatttaatttaaatggtgaatgtgcattatactttgactcgcatacaggacattttagaggagttgcacacgaagtatgtaagacaaagtttagaatcccctatcacatcccagtttttttacacaatcttagtcaatatgactctcattttattgttcatgcattaaattctattgaaggggaaattgatattattccacaaacgaaagaaaagtacatttctttcacaaaaacgataaaatttaataatcataaaattcaattgagattcgttgattcgtttaaatttttgccttgtagtttagacaaacttgttcaaaatttgatggaggaacaatttcaaacattaaaatataattttccaaataataatgattttttacgtcttagaaaaaaaggaatttatccatatgaatttatgtcatcacatgattccttaaaactttcagcactccctagtcgcgataaattttacaatacattaaccgacacacatatttccgatgaagattatgaacatgccaaggatgtttggcaacactttcattgtcaaaatatgtcagattattctgatttatatcttaaaaccgatgttttacttttaacagatgtgtttgaaaatttccgagccttatgtttgcaaacatatggtctagatccagctcattattatacagcacctgggttaagttgggatgctatgttaaaatgcacaaaaattaaattagaattacttcaagactttgaacaaatagcttttattagatcgggcattcgaggaggtgtatctcaatgtagcaatcgttatgccaaagcaaataacaaatatatgcgagaatatgataaagacacaccaaactcatttttaacttatcttgatgctaataacctttacggatgggccatgtctcaattccttcctacaggaggttttgagtgggtagatgtcacaactaattttgatgtccctgatgattatgaatatggttttattttggaagtagatctagaatatcctattgaactgcatgatttacattctgacctacccttatgtcccgagaatatatgtattggtaatacaaaagacataaaattagttccaaaccttcgtaataaaattaaatatgtgattcactacagaaatttaaagcaatgtctgacaatgggtttaaaattacaaaaaattcatagaattttaaaattcaaacaatgcgcatggttacaatattatatagatttaaatacaaacatgcgtaaactagccacatctgatttcgaaaaagatttttataaattaatgaataactcagtgtttggaaaaacaatggaaaatatcgaaaaaagagtaaatgtaaaattattgagtcattgggaaaatcagggtaaaattctaggcgcacaagatttaattgctaagccagaattccatagttcatctatttttaatgaaaatttggttgcagttcaattacgaaagacgaaattgttccataataaacctatttatttgggattttgtatattggatatttctaaaactctaatgtacgactttcactataactatatgtttaaaaagtttcaaaacaaattaaaattattgtacacagatactgatagtttaatatatcaaatttttacagatgatttttacagagatataaaacctgatttacatttgcgtttcgatacctctgactatacagaaaaaaatatatttggctatccaaaactcaataaaaagaagttaggctactttaaagatgaaaacaatggtaatatatttaatgaatttgtaggacttagatctaaaatgtatgcattagatgttgagggaaaattcacagctaaagctaagggggttaataaaagtgttactaagaatatgaaaatggaaaattataagacttgcttatttgaaaataagaacgaatattgttcaatgcttagatttaagtcaataaagcataatatttttactcaaagaataaataaatctagtctgtcatttaatgataccaaacggtacattttaccgaataatattgatacattagcttggggtcatcataaaatagaataa
- the LOC126974058 gene encoding uncharacterized protein LOC126974058 isoform X2: protein MELCFVCNEVEKMINQPVLQSGGGFKRRSAVLQDSEDNDTSTKRGRQGEPSTSSGLTSVNDEMVNCSLCQILIRKRYYANHLRSNLHKNNVMQLHSTLKNVTVHESAFGNRIISYKIKSKSNQLQTFETPEMFLNSIKNEIISLFEESVRLLTIFKVNFILHANFVQETKNISNEFEFQTCSYTIMQGEDLNFFFSSLCDMLMTKISTFEKKDSGWSLKKINALDMNINKFNPLRGKSYIELPKEIKLKKSVINVQNSDDLCFKWALLSALYPVTKNSQRVSSYSKYSNKLNFDGVTFPVKMTDIQKVERLNNLSVNVFGLEYNCKKKVHELVGPLYLTKSRKIVHINLLFISHGTINHFCYIKNLSRLVSGQISNHEHAIYICDGCLLHFSTNDKLSAHQLNDCCHIKVELPSTEKTLKDWFGQPISNNVLKFDKFNKMLQIPFVIYADFEAFLNPIQTCFNDPSKPYTTNVHKHEVYSFGYYIKCSYDDSLSKYETYSGPHCTHVFMNQLYKDLEVICTKNSFVISPKPLTSNDNEIISQCKDCFICQFNLNGECALYFDSHTGHFRGVAHEVCKTKFRIPYHIPVFLHNLSQYDSHFIVHALNSIEGEIDIIPQTKEKYISFTKTIKFNNHKIQLRFVDSFKFLPCSLDKLVQNLMEEQFQTLKYNFPNNNDFLRLRKKGIYPYEFMSSHDSLKLSALPSRDKFYNTLTDTHISDEDYEHAKDVWQHFHCQNMSDYSDLYLKTDVLLLTDVFENFRALCLQTYGLDPAHYYTAPGLSWDAMLKCTKIKLELLQDFEQIAFIRSGIRGGVSQCSNRYAKANNKYMREYDKDTPNSFLTYLDANNLYGWAMSQFLPTGGFEWVDVTTNFDVPDDYEYGFILEVDLEYPIELHDLHSDLPLCPENICIGNTKDIKLVPNLRNKIKYVIHYRNLKQCLTMGLKLQKIHRILKFKQCAWLQYYIDLNTNMRKLATSDFEKDFYKLMNNSVFGKTMENIEKRVNVKLLSHWENQGKILGAQDLIAKPEFHSSSIFNENLVAVQLRKTKLFHNKPIYLGFCILDISKTLMYDFHYNYMFKKFQNKLKLLYTDTDSLIYQIFTDDFYRDIKPDLHLRFDTSDYTEKNIFGYPKLNKKKLGYFKDENNGNIFNEFVGLRSKMYALDVEGKFTAKAKGVNKSVTKNMKMENYKTCLFENKNEYCSMLRFKSIKHNIFTQRINKSSLSFNDTKRYILPNNIDTLAWGHHKIE from the exons atggaactctgctttgtatgtaatgaggttgaaaaaatgatcaa tcaacctgttctacaaagtggaggaggttttaagagaagaagtgcagtattacaagacagtgaagacaatgatacaagtacaaagagaggaagacaaggggaaccatccacatcatcggggctcaccagtgtgaacgatgaaatggtgaactgttctttatgtcaaatcttaatacggaaaagatattatgcaaatcatcttagaagtaacctccataagaataacgtaatgcaattacatagtactttaaaaaatgtcacagtacacgaatcggcttttggtaatagaataatctcatataaaataaagagtaaatccaaccaattacaaacattcgaaacaccagaaatgtttttgaattctattaaaaatgaaattatttcactatttgaggaatctgttcgattgcttacaatttttaaagttaattttattctgcacgctaattttgttcaagaaacaaaaaatatttctaatgaatttgaatttcaaacatgtagttatactataatgcagggtgaggatttaaattttttcttttcgtccttatgtgatatgttgatgactaaaattagcacatttgagaaaaaagatagtggttggagtcttaagaaaataaatgcattagacatgaatataaacaaattcaatccattacgtggaaaatcatacattgaattacctaaagaaatcaaattaaaaaaaagtgttataaatgtacaaaactcggatgatttatgctttaaatgggctttgctttctgcattatatccagttactaagaactctcagagagtttcatcttacagtaaatattcaaataaattaaattttgacggagttacgtttcctgttaaaatgacagatatacaaaaagtagaaaggttaaataatttaagtgtaaatgtttttggtcttgaatacaattgtaaaaagaaagtacatgaattagttggtccattgtatttaacaaaatcacggaaaattgttcatatcaatttattatttatttcgcacggaacaattaatcatttttgttacattaaaaacctatcgcgtttagtaagtggtcaaatttcaaaccatgaacatgcaatctacatctgtgacggttgtcttttacacttctcaacaaatgataagttatcagcccatcaattgaatgattgttgtcatattaaagtggaattgcctagtacagaaaaaactttaaaagattggtttggacaaccaatttcaaacaatgtcttaaaatttgataaatttaataagatgttacaaataccatttgttatatacgcggattttgaagctttccttaatccaattcagacatgctttaacgatccatcaaaaccttatacaactaatgttcacaaacacgaagtttatagttttgggtactatatcaaatgttcatatgatgatagtttatcaaaatatgaaacatatagtggtcctcattgtactcatgtctttatgaatcagttgtataaagatttagaagtgatttgcacaaagaattcttttgtcataagtccaaagcctttgacttccaatgataatgaaattatttcgcaatgtaaagactgctttatatgtcaatttaatttaaatggtgaatgtgcattatactttgactcgcatacaggacattttagaggagttgcacacgaagtatgtaagacaaagtttagaatcccctatcacatcccagtttttttacacaatcttagtcaatatgactctcattttattgttcatgcattaaattctattgaaggggaaattgatattattccacaaacgaaagaaaagtacatttctttcacaaaaacgataaaatttaataatcataaaattcaattgagattcgttgattcgtttaaatttttgccttgtagtttagacaaacttgttcaaaatttgatggaggaacaatttcaaacattaaaatataattttccaaataataatgattttttacgtcttagaaaaaaaggaatttatccatatgaatttatgtcatcacatgattccttaaaactttcagcactccctagtcgcgataaattttacaatacattaaccgacacacatatttccgatgaagattatgaacatgccaaggatgtttggcaacactttcattgtcaaaatatgtcagattattctgatttatatcttaaaaccgatgttttacttttaacagatgtgtttgaaaatttccgagccttatgtttgcaaacatatggtctagatccagctcattattatacagcacctgggttaagttgggatgctatgttaaaatgcacaaaaattaaattagaattacttcaagactttgaacaaatagcttttattagatcgggcattcgaggaggtgtatctcaatgtagcaatcgttatgccaaagcaaataacaaatatatgcgagaatatgataaagacacaccaaactcatttttaacttatcttgatgctaataacctttacggatgggccatgtctcaattccttcctacaggaggttttgagtgggtagatgtcacaactaattttgatgtccctgatgattatgaatatggttttattttggaagtagatctagaatatcctattgaactgcatgatttacattctgacctacccttatgtcccgagaatatatgtattggtaatacaaaagacataaaattagttccaaaccttcgtaataaaattaaatatgtgattcactacagaaatttaaagcaatgtctgacaatgggtttaaaattacaaaaaattcatagaattttaaaattcaaacaatgcgcatggttacaatattatatagatttaaatacaaacatgcgtaaactagccacatctgatttcgaaaaagatttttataaattaatgaataactcagtgtttggaaaaacaatggaaaatatcgaaaaaagagtaaatgtaaaattattgagtcattgggaaaatcagggtaaaattctaggcgcacaagatttaattgctaagccagaattccatagttcatctatttttaatgaaaatttggttgcagttcaattacgaaagacgaaattgttccataataaacctatttatttgggattttgtatattggatatttctaaaactctaatgtacgactttcactataactatatgtttaaaaagtttcaaaacaaattaaaattattgtacacagatactgatagtttaatatatcaaatttttacagatgatttttacagagatataaaacctgatttacatttgcgtttcgatacctctgactatacagaaaaaaatatatttggctatccaaaactcaataaaaagaagttaggctactttaaagatgaaaacaatggtaatatatttaatgaatttgtaggacttagatctaaaatgtatgcattagatgttgagggaaaattcacagctaaagctaagggggttaataaaagtgttactaagaatatgaaaatggaaaattataagacttgcttatttgaaaataagaacgaatattgttcaatgcttagatttaagtcaataaagcataatatttttactcaaagaataaataaatctagtctgtcatttaatgataccaaacggtacattttaccgaataatattgatacattagcttggggtcatcataaaatagaataa